From a region of the Vicia villosa cultivar HV-30 ecotype Madison, WI unplaced genomic scaffold, Vvil1.0 ctg.004396F_1_1, whole genome shotgun sequence genome:
- the LOC131642040 gene encoding protein OBERON 4-like produces MKRLRSSEDLHSYNNGGGDKNGDKNGDKIGDKNGDKNGFKDSNLSRSFSSTGQRSFYYKQENVRKGLVSSSSSRYERDRTVEEDREGSRIVRKRSDHDFDGFDRRKGFDRYSRDGGGYSGGGGSGDRNSIHRSESFSGPRREFPKGFRSERDRSRREGSVSSWRRGLKDFDESSRGSGSRVEERVVRSPKGGFSKEVKSPSWSKDSESEQSKKRSSSSPRVFRDAKSVSKSPSGSKDSESAQSKSVSVEVKKTEELSQQVQNGSGSEMEEGELEPEPVPNSEPKSAAKDVAAGSEIQQTSEDKQVHKPNEGRLTDADVVMEEKQMLASEKKAEAEANTMEDVDSEVKDAEKEVHELPKTQDVSIKETPFTETVIGSVDKDNDKDASLNGDDTLKKETKKKTNKENALLNEEEREVDKGVCSGDKSEINAEGSTENAVAEVKRETIMESVTNNTKDKGKSVSVTPDVAHSSQDSLWIDRGSKDLTTCPVDDMEGPSTRGFELFSRSPVRKVEKSCRSVLKEENDDTLASGQLDLTLSLPNVLLPIGAQETTTQAPGSPSQARSVQSLSNTFCTNSDGFTASMSFSGSQSLYHNPSCSLTRNSVDYEQSVGKSVGSRPLFQGFDWQALSQGDPKPKEIPSGQRTSMNGNGSLYQPQASWGILDTQALKGQSRALEGSSKMGSGLERQLSFHKQLSGQSRRHDDVRSPTQSVGSHDNGSNYSFEKKREVKERSSGSLHRTTSQKGQEQFQMGGLDFVKTIIARIVSEPVLPMSRKFHEMNAQYIARLKEGIRELMLNSDNQGQILAFQKVLMNRSDIVLDVLVKCHRVQLEILVALKTGLTHYLHLDDNISSSDLAQVFLSLRCRNVTCRSQLPVDECDCKVCAQKNGFCRECMCLVCSKFDNASNTCSWVGCDVCLHWCHTDCGLRESYIRNGLTTGIKGTTEMQFHCIACDHPSEMFGFVKEVFQSFAKEWSAESLHKELEYVKRIFSASKDIRGRQLHEIADQMLPRLTKSNLPEVLRHIMSFLSDCDSSKLAMPTNFSGKEQVKENNGVAGPSQEAAWLKSIYSEKPPLLLERPPNILPRFDQNDKRTLVQEMQLSSVQKDFCFDELESVVKIKHAEAKMFQSRADDARREAEGLRRIALAKNEKIEEEYTSRLAKLRFSETDELRKQKIEELQALERAHLEYLNMKRRMESEIKDLLSKMEATKMNLAM; encoded by the exons ATGAAGAGATTGAGGTCAAGCGAAGATCTTCACTCGTATAACAACGGTGGTGGCGATAAGAACGGCGATAAGAACGGTGATAAGATTGGTGATAAGAATGGTGATAAGAATGGTTTTAAGGATTCGAATCTGAGCCGTTCGTTTTCTTCTACTGGTCAGAGAAGCTTTTACTACAAACAAGAGAATGTTCGCAAGGGTTTGGTATCTTCGTCTTCGTCGCGATACGAGAGGGATCGGACGGTGGAGGAAGATCGGGAGGGTTCGAGAATTGTTCGGAAACGATCTGACCATGATTTTGATGGTTTTGATCGGAGGAAGGGTTTTGATCGGTATAGCCGGGATGGTGGTGGTTACAGCGGTGGTGGTGGGAGTGGGGATAGGAATTCGATTCACAGGTCGGAGAGTTTCAGTGGACCGAGGAGGGAGTTTCCGAAGGGGTTTCGTTCGGAGAGGGATCGGTCGAGGAGGGAGGGGAGTGTGTCCTCTTGGAGGAGAGGGCTGAAGGATTTTGATGAGAGTAGTAGAGGGAGTGGTAGTAGAGTTGAAGAGAGGGTAGTGCGGTCGCCAAAGGGGGGtttttcgaaggaagtgaaatcGCCTAGTTGGTCGAAGGATTCGGAGAGTGAACAATCGAAGaagagatcttcttcttctccaaggGTGTTTAGAGATGCTAAGTCAGTGTCGAAGTCACCTTCTGGGTCTAAGGATTCGGAAAGCGCACAGTCCAAAAGTGTTAGTGTTGAGGTGAAGAAAACTGAAGAGTTATCGCAGCAGGTTCAGAATGGAAGTGGCAGCGAAATGGAAGAGGGGGAACTCGAACCTGAACCTGTCCCTAACTCTGAGCCCAAATCGGCTGCTAAAGATGTTGCAGCTGGAAGTGAAATCCAGCAAACCTCTGAGGACAAACAAGTTCATAAGCCGAATGAAGGCCGTTTGACTGATGCAGATGTTGTTATGGAAGAAAAACAGATGTTGGCGAGTGAGAAAAAGGCAGAGGCAGAGGCGAACACTATGGAAGATGTTGATTCTGAGGTAAAAGATGCAGAAAAAGAAGTTCATGAATTGCCTAAGACTCAAGATGTTTCAATTAAGGAAACGCCTTTTACTGAGACTGTGATTGGATCTGTTGATAAGGATAATGATAAGGATGCAAGTTTGAATGGTGATGATACTCTCAAGAAagaaacaaagaagaaaacaaataaGGAGAATGCATTGCTTAATGAAGAGGAACGCGAGGTGGACAAGGGTGTATGTAGTGGTGACAAATCTGAGATAAATGCTGAAGGCTCAACAGAGAATGCAGTTGCCGAAGTGAAGAGAGAAACAATAATGGAGAGTGTGACCAACAATACCAAGGATAAAGGAAAAAGCGTCTCGGTCACACCTGATGTTGCTCATTCTTCACAAGATAGTTTGTGGATTGATAGAGGGTCGAAAGATCTCACAACATGTCCTGTAGATGACATGGAAGGTCCTAGCACTAGAGGGTTCGAGCTTTTCTCTAGATCTCCTGTGAGAAAAGTAGAAAAGTCTTGTCGCTCGGTTCTGAAAGAGGAGAATGATGACACTCTTGCATCTGGGCAGCTTGATCTTACCCTTAGCTTGCCAAATGTTCTGCTTCCGATAGGAGCTCAGGAGACGACAACACAAGCCCCTGGATCTCCTAGTCAAGCCCGGAGTGTTCAGTCACTAAGTAATACATTTTGTACTAACTCAGATGGTTTTACTGCATCAATGTCATTTTCAGGTTCCCAATCACTATATCACAATCCAAGTTGTTCTCTTACGAGAAATTCAGTGGACTATGAACAATCTGTTGGCAAATCGGTTGGCAGTCGCCCCTTGTTCCAAGGATTTGATTGGCAAGCTCTATCTCAGGGTGATCCCAAGCCGAAAGAAATTCCCTCTGGTCAGAGAACTTCGATGAATGGGAATGGCTCTCTTTACCAGCCTCAAGCATCATGGGGTATTTTAGATACTCAAGCTTTGAAAGGTCAATCTAGGGCTCTGGAAGGAAGCTCAAAAATGGGCAGTGGGCTTGAAAGGCAGTTGAGTTTTCATAAGCAGCTTTCAGGACAGTCAAGACGGCATGATGATGTTCGATCTCCTACACAGAGTGTTGGGTCTCATGACAATGGATCAAATTATAGTTTTGAGAAAAAGAGGGAGGTTAAAGAAAGAAGCAGTGGTAGTCTACATCGAACTACCAGTCAGAAGGGACAAGAACAATTTCAGATGGGTGGACTTGATTTTGTTAAGACAATCATTGCAAGAATAGTTTCTGAACCTGTGCTCCCGATGTCCCGAAAGTTTCATGAAATGAATGCACAGTACATAGCGCGTCTGAAGGAGGGTATTCGAGAACTCATGCTCAATTCAGATAACCAAGGACAAATACTTGCTTTTCAAAAAGTTTTGATGAACAGGTCTGATATAGTCTTGGATGTTCTAGTGAAGTGTCACCGAGTGCAACTGGAAATTTTGGTTGCTTTAAAAACTGGTTTAACCCATTATCTTCACCTAGATGATAACATTTCATCTTCTGATTTAGCTCAAGTGTTTCTAAGCTTGAGGTGTCGGAATGTTACATGTCGAAGTCAGTTGCCTGTCGATGAATGTGATTGCAAGGTTTGTGCACAGAAGAATGGTTTTTGCAGGGAATGTATGTGTCTTGTATGTTCTAAGTTTGACAATGCCTCAAACACATGTAGTTGGGTTGGGTGTGATGTTTGTCTTCACTGGTGTCACACTGATTGTGGATTACGAGAATCTTATATTAGAAATGGGCTTACTACTGGAATTAAAGGAACTACTGAGATGCAGTTTCACTGCATTGCTTGTGATCACCCTTCTGAGATGTTTGGCTTTGTCAAAGAGGTCTTTCAAAGTTTTGCAAAAGAGTGGTCAGCGGAATCTCTTCACAAGGAGCTTGAATATGTGAAGAGGATCTTTTCTGCTAGCAAGGATATAAGAGGGAGACAGTTGCACGAGATTGCAGATCAAATGCTACCGAGGCTGACTAAGTCGAACCTGCCTGAGGTTTTAAGACACATCATGTCTTTCCTTTCTG ATTGTGATTCTTCCAAATTAGCCATGCCAACAAACTTTTCTGGGAAGGAACAAGTCAAAGAAAACAATGGGGTAGCTGGGCCCAGCCAAGAAGCTGCTTGGCTGAAATCTATTTATTCAGAAAAGCCGCCTCTATTATTAGAAAGACCTCCAAACATCCTTCCAAGATTTGACCAGAATGATAAAAGGACACTGGTGCAAGAGATGCAGCTGAGTAGTGTTCAAAAAGACTTCTGTTTTGATGAATTGGAAAGCGTAGtaaaaatcaaacatgcagaGGCTAAAATGTTTCAATCTCGTGCTGATGATGCAAGGAGAGAAGCCGAAGGGTTGAGACGCATCGCCCTTgcaaagaatgagaaaattgaagAAGAATATACCAGTCGACTTGCCAAATTACGGTTCTCGGAGACGGATGAATTGCGTAAACAAAAGATAGAAGAACTCCAAGCATTGGAGAGGGCACATCTGGAGTATTTGAACATGAAAAGGAGAATGGAGTCAGAGATTAAAGATCTGTTGTCCAAAATGGAAGCTACTAAAATGAACCTTGCCATGTGA